TCATGGAGGCAGTCAAGCCAGCGCTGAATAGAACCCCGGCACAGTGGGCGAATCAAGAACGTGAACTACCCGCCGATAGCGCAATTCCTGGTAAGTTTGATTGTGCAGTAACCCCTTATGTCACTGACATTTTAGAAGCGTCAGTTAATCCCGTATATAAAATGATCGTCGTTTGCATGGGTGCTCAAATGAGCAAAACTGAAATGACACTTAATTTTATCGGATACACGCTTGATGATGATCCTGTGCCGATTATTTATGTGGGCCCAACCAAACATAACATTGAGCAGTATTTTGAGCTGCGAGTACGGCAGATGTTAGAGAGCTTATATGACTTTTTTATCCGTAGTGAATATTATGATTGTTAAATTAAATATGACTCTAGTCGCTAGTAAGTCAATTTTTTAATTATGCGCTGAAACTCTTCGAAGACTTGCCATCTGTAATAAGTCGCGTATTATGACGCTCATTGTCTAGGCTTAGATGGAAAGAAACACCATGTATTTAGTTATATACTATTTTATTTGGGCTAGGTATTGCAGAAATGCGTTAAAATAGCTTTATCATATTGTTTTGAAAGGAATTGTAGCGGAAATAGCCCATGATAACTATGTTAAAGCTCATGGGAATAAAGTTATACTTTTTCACATTTTGATGTTCTAAGTTGAAGCTGTAAGCTATGCTGTCGAAATGATAGAGGGGATGTGAAGTATCTATTAACAAAGAAGGGTAGGATTAAAAAAACGATTTGTTCTTTATGCTGCAAAGTTTGATTTATATTGAACGTAAAATCTGCAATTATAAATAGTGAAGATATTAAATGAAATTAAGCAAAGAAAATAATAAAGATGTTTTATGTGGCATATATAATAATATGCTTTCAGTTAGAAAAATCGATGAGTTAGAAAATGAGCTTGTGAATTCCGGCCGAGCTAATTTTCTTTGCTCTTCTAAAGGGCATGAAGGTATTGCTGTCTTTGCTCAGTTTTTAGAAAAAGAAGATTGGCTCTATTGTCATTATCGTGATAAGCCACTAATTTATGCGCGAGGGCTCTCTGCGCAGACACTTTTTCATAGCTCATTATGCTCACAAGAGTCACCTTCTGCAGGAAGGCATATGGTGATTGGTGTTTGTAGCAAAGATTTAAATATTGCAAGTATTGTGACACCCGTTGGTAACCATGCTCTACATGCTGTAGGGACGGCACATGTGATAAAAGAGCGTAAACAGCGTGCGATAACATTTTGTTCTATGGGAGATGGCACAACTCAGCAAGGTGAGGTCTATGAGGCAATTGCGGAAGCTGCGAGAAGTCAATTACCTATACTTTTTGTAATAGAGAATAATAGCCTAGCAATTTCCAGCCGAACCGATGGAAAAACATTCTATTCTCATCAAGGGAAAAGTGAAGTCACAGAATTTTTTGGTGTGCCAATTAGCTATATTGATGGCACCCAGCCATTAAAAGAAATCGATAAAATTGAAAATCTGGTTGGATATGTTCGTAATGAGCAGCGACCGCATATCGTTATATTCAATGTGGAAAGATTAAATAGCCATTCAAATGCGGATGATTTTAATATTTATCGTACTCAGAAAGAAATAGACTTATTTTCAAGCAGAGATCCTGTAATTAATTCTAGAAAGTATTTGGAAGCTCTGGGTATTAGTGAAGATTATTTAACAAAGGTGGAGAAAGAGGCACATAATAATATTACAAGAGAGTTGGCAATTAGCTTGGAAAGTGCGACTCAGCCAACAGTATGTCTTGATGCTATGAGACCTTTGCCAGAGCTTTTGAGGGAAAATGTAGAGGAATATCGAGGTGACGACTCTTTAGTAAACCAGTTAACAATGCGGGATGCGATACGCTCAGTATTAGATTTTCAGTTAAAGCAGCAAGATGATATTTATCTCTATGGAGAAGATATTGAAGACCCTAAGGGTGATGTATTTGGTGTAACCAAAGGGTTATCTACACAATATCCTGGCAAAGTTGTCAATAGCCCACTTTCTGAGGCAACTATTGTTGGCTCGTGTATTGGTAGGGCTTTAACTGGGCAGACTGCCGTTGCTTTCATTCAGTTTATTGATTTTATTGGCCCGGCGTATAATCAAATTGCTAATGAATTAGCAACGATGTATTGGCGTAGTAATGGGCAGTTAGAGTGCCCTGTTATTATTCTTGTTGCTTGTGGTGGCTATCGTCCTGGGTTAGGACCTTTTCATGCACAATCAAATGAAAGTATTTTTGCACACCTGCCAGGCATCGATGTGTATCAGCCCTCGAACGCAGGGGATGCAGCTGGACTACTTAATACAGCATTTGCATCAAAGCGGCCAAGTATTTTTTTCTATCCGAAGAAATTATTAAATAGGGCTTTGAAAGAGGAGATGACATCTTCTGATATTCATCGACACATCGTGCCTGTGGGCAAGGCTAGGATATTATCAGCAGGAAATGATATAACATTTGTTAGCTGGGGAAATACCGTGTCTTTGTGTTCAGAGGTGGCACAGGCTTTATCAGCAGCTAATGTTGAAGCAGAAATTATTGATTTAAGAACGATTCATCCGTATGACCTTGATACTGTTGTTAAGTCTGTTAATAAAACAAAAAATATTATTGTTGTACATGAAGATAATATTACTTGTGGTATGGCCTCTGAGATTATTTCTGCCGTGGTTGAAAATGTAAATACAGCCATTCGAGCAAAGCGAGTTGCTCGTTATGACACGCACATACCTTGTAACTTTAAAAATCACCTTGAAGTCATGCCTTCTTTTGAGCGAATTTTAAGTGAGTGCTGTACTTTATTAGGTTATGAATTGAGTTGGGTGGAAGCTCCTGTTAAGCAAAACACTGAGCTTGTTGATATCAAAGTGATTGGAGCAAGTCCATCGGATGATAATGTGTTGATTACTGATCTTTTTATTAAGGCAGGAGACCATATCAAAAAAGGAGATAAATTGGCTGATATTGAGGCCAGCAAATCTACGAGTGAAATAAGGTCGCCTTATACAGGAGTGGTAAAAGAAATTTATGTGGGTGAATATGATACAGCAACCGTTGGCAGTAACTTGCTGAGTGTAAAACTATCAGGTGATAAAGGTTTATTTACTGCTGTTAATGAATTAAAACCTGTGATTTATAAAAAAGTATAATTGCATAAGTAAGAGTATTTATGAATTCTTATAAAAAAATAGCTGATATTTGTGATATGTGGCTTGTTCCTGAAAATGGTTATGTTGAAATTAAAACTTCAGAGGTTCATGGCTGTGGCTTGTTTTCAAAAACTTTAATTGAAAAAGGGAGTAACTTAGGCCCGGTTCTCTTTTTAACTTCTTTTGTTAACTCTATCTATGGGAAACATTTGGTAAGTGATCATAGTGACAGTTTCAAAGATATAGCCAAATCTAAAGATTACAGGCAGATTTCAGGAGCAAGATATGCGAATCATAGTGTTGACGGTAATGTTGCTTTATTATTTCCCGAACCAAACGGCACTATTGAAATGATTGCAATAAAAAATATTAATCCAGGGGATGAGATAGTAGGAGATTATCGACCATTTTACCACTTTGTGTCGGCGAAAATACCAAGTTATTTAGAGTAATCTAAGAGAATATATTGTGAATAGTTGTAGTTATAATTTTTCTATAGATAAATTTTATAAATTTAATAGCAGTGAAATTTTACAAGTTTTAAAAGGTGAAAAAATAGCTGCTATATTTAAAAATATAGT
This genomic stretch from Piscirickettsia litoralis harbors:
- a CDS encoding phage terminase large subunit family protein, whose translation is MEAVKPALNRTPAQWANQERELPADSAIPGKFDCAVTPYVTDILEASVNPVYKMIVVCMGAQMSKTEMTLNFIGYTLDDDPVPIIYVGPTKHNIEQYFELRVRQMLESLYDFFIRSEYYDC
- a CDS encoding thiamine pyrophosphate-dependent enzyme; translated protein: MKLSKENNKDVLCGIYNNMLSVRKIDELENELVNSGRANFLCSSKGHEGIAVFAQFLEKEDWLYCHYRDKPLIYARGLSAQTLFHSSLCSQESPSAGRHMVIGVCSKDLNIASIVTPVGNHALHAVGTAHVIKERKQRAITFCSMGDGTTQQGEVYEAIAEAARSQLPILFVIENNSLAISSRTDGKTFYSHQGKSEVTEFFGVPISYIDGTQPLKEIDKIENLVGYVRNEQRPHIVIFNVERLNSHSNADDFNIYRTQKEIDLFSSRDPVINSRKYLEALGISEDYLTKVEKEAHNNITRELAISLESATQPTVCLDAMRPLPELLRENVEEYRGDDSLVNQLTMRDAIRSVLDFQLKQQDDIYLYGEDIEDPKGDVFGVTKGLSTQYPGKVVNSPLSEATIVGSCIGRALTGQTAVAFIQFIDFIGPAYNQIANELATMYWRSNGQLECPVIILVACGGYRPGLGPFHAQSNESIFAHLPGIDVYQPSNAGDAAGLLNTAFASKRPSIFFYPKKLLNRALKEEMTSSDIHRHIVPVGKARILSAGNDITFVSWGNTVSLCSEVAQALSAANVEAEIIDLRTIHPYDLDTVVKSVNKTKNIIVVHEDNITCGMASEIISAVVENVNTAIRAKRVARYDTHIPCNFKNHLEVMPSFERILSECCTLLGYELSWVEAPVKQNTELVDIKVIGASPSDDNVLITDLFIKAGDHIKKGDKLADIEASKSTSEIRSPYTGVVKEIYVGEYDTATVGSNLLSVKLSGDKGLFTAVNELKPVIYKKV
- a CDS encoding SET domain-containing protein-lysine N-methyltransferase — translated: MNSYKKIADICDMWLVPENGYVEIKTSEVHGCGLFSKTLIEKGSNLGPVLFLTSFVNSIYGKHLVSDHSDSFKDIAKSKDYRQISGARYANHSVDGNVALLFPEPNGTIEMIAIKNINPGDEIVGDYRPFYHFVSAKIPSYLE